In the genome of Actinomadura graeca, one region contains:
- a CDS encoding RNA-binding S4 domain-containing protein codes for MDEGTVRVDLWIWSVRLLKTRSMATTACRAGHVRVNDERAKPATPVRPGDEIRLRHDGRERIVIVQRLVRKRVAAPAAAECLIDKSPPPPPREALIPIGRRDRGAGRPTKRDRRELDRLRALHQSRAAHDLSTPSEDGS; via the coding sequence ATGGACGAGGGCACGGTGAGGGTGGACCTGTGGATCTGGTCGGTGCGCCTCCTGAAGACCCGCTCGATGGCCACGACCGCGTGCCGCGCGGGGCATGTCCGCGTCAACGACGAGCGCGCCAAGCCCGCCACCCCCGTCCGCCCGGGCGACGAGATCCGGCTGCGCCATGACGGCCGCGAGCGCATCGTGATCGTCCAGCGGCTCGTCCGCAAGCGGGTTGCCGCCCCGGCCGCCGCGGAGTGCCTGATCGACAAGAGCCCTCCGCCGCCGCCGCGCGAGGCGCTCATCCCCATCGGCCGCCGCGACCGCGGCGCGGGCCGTCCGACCAAACGCGACCGCCGTGAGCTGGACCGGCTCCGCGCCCTGCACCAGAGCCGCGCCGCCCACGACCTGTCCACCCCCTCGGAGGACGGTTCCTGA
- a CDS encoding DUF2382 domain-containing protein produces MQTETQVRELMGLSVTDTHGTKVGTIKQVYLNDDSGAPEWVTVHTGWFGMRESFVPLSGARKEQDALQVPYDKETIKGAPNVDADEHLSHAQIVDLYRHYGVRPPSGRSAPGEGGTGRQAGDRPETGAQGKAAPGTPTSAGTSGTPGTSGTAGTAAGSAGTAGMAVHPERQGRRGQDLPPQSARQGAEAPMTEITRSEEQMRIGTERHESGRIRVHKWVETETVERTIPVSHEEIRIDREPITGGRPDAEVTLTEDDQEIILYEERPVVAKETVPVERVRIHTEQVQDEQTVRSELRKERIEVTREDGARHDRGRGADRGRGADRGRGADSGRAERGRRRP; encoded by the coding sequence GTGCAGACGGAGACACAGGTCCGGGAACTGATGGGCTTGAGCGTGACCGACACCCACGGGACCAAGGTCGGCACGATCAAGCAGGTCTACCTCAACGACGACTCCGGCGCGCCGGAGTGGGTCACGGTGCACACCGGGTGGTTCGGGATGCGGGAGAGCTTCGTCCCGCTGTCCGGGGCGCGCAAGGAACAGGACGCGCTCCAGGTCCCCTACGACAAGGAGACCATCAAGGGCGCCCCGAACGTGGACGCGGACGAGCACCTGTCGCACGCCCAGATCGTCGATCTGTACCGGCACTACGGCGTCCGCCCGCCGAGCGGCCGCAGCGCCCCGGGCGAGGGCGGCACGGGCAGGCAGGCCGGGGACCGCCCGGAGACGGGCGCCCAGGGCAAGGCCGCGCCGGGCACGCCCACGAGCGCGGGCACCTCGGGCACGCCCGGCACGTCCGGCACCGCGGGCACGGCCGCCGGGAGCGCCGGGACGGCGGGGATGGCCGTGCATCCCGAGCGGCAGGGCAGGCGCGGGCAGGACCTTCCTCCGCAGTCGGCGCGTCAGGGCGCCGAGGCCCCGATGACCGAGATCACCCGCTCCGAGGAGCAGATGCGCATCGGCACCGAGCGCCACGAGTCCGGGCGCATCCGCGTCCACAAGTGGGTGGAGACGGAGACGGTCGAGCGGACGATCCCGGTCTCGCACGAGGAGATCAGGATCGACCGCGAGCCGATCACCGGCGGCCGTCCCGACGCCGAGGTGACGCTCACCGAGGACGACCAGGAGATCATCCTGTACGAGGAGCGCCCGGTCGTGGCGAAGGAGACCGTGCCTGTCGAGCGGGTCCGCATCCACACCGAGCAGGTGCAGGACGAGCAGACCGTCCGCTCCGAACTCCGCAAGGAGCGCATAGAGGTGACGCGTGAGGACGGCGCGCGCCATGACCGCGGGCGCGGCGCCGACCGCGGGCGCGGCGCCGACCGCGGGCGTGGCGCCGACTCCGGCCGCGCTGAGCGGGGACGCCGCAGGCCCTGA
- a CDS encoding 1-acyl-sn-glycerol-3-phosphate acyltransferase: MPPPIVRRVLCTPLLFVLTLLVLVLYPLALVGGRPRRLLSFALAWGVLESRAVLACTWQWLLRRPRSDRHYDIIRRYVAGLYSCAERRLGLDVRVDGTWDGPSEDRPLIVLSRHAGPGDALLLVHHLLSDYRRRPRVVMKAMLQFDPCIDIVGNRLPNAFVVPGGGTAGIERLATGLGPRDALVIFPEGGNFTPARRRRAIRHLARRRRLDEAARAARMRHVMPPRSGGVLAALAAAPGADVVFVAHVGLDHITTAAEVWRRIPLADPVRAHWWRIPAEDVPRGAGAQVDWLYTQWQKADAWIAAGSRA, translated from the coding sequence ATGCCGCCCCCCATCGTGCGCCGCGTGCTCTGCACGCCCCTCCTCTTCGTCCTGACCCTGCTGGTCCTCGTGCTGTACCCGCTGGCCCTCGTCGGCGGACGGCCCCGGCGCCTGCTCTCGTTCGCCCTCGCCTGGGGCGTCCTGGAATCCCGCGCCGTGCTCGCGTGCACCTGGCAGTGGCTGCTCCGCCGCCCCCGGTCGGACCGCCACTACGACATCATCCGCCGCTACGTCGCGGGCCTGTACTCCTGCGCGGAGAGGCGGCTCGGCCTGGACGTCAGGGTCGACGGCACCTGGGACGGCCCGTCCGAGGACCGGCCCCTGATCGTCCTCAGCCGTCACGCGGGGCCGGGGGACGCGCTCCTGCTCGTCCACCACCTTCTCAGCGACTACAGGCGGCGTCCCCGCGTCGTCATGAAGGCCATGCTCCAGTTCGACCCCTGCATCGACATCGTCGGCAACCGCCTGCCGAACGCGTTCGTCGTCCCCGGCGGCGGCACCGCGGGCATCGAGCGGCTCGCCACCGGCCTCGGCCCCCGCGACGCCCTGGTGATCTTTCCCGAGGGCGGCAACTTCACCCCGGCCCGCCGGCGCCGCGCCATCCGGCACCTCGCGCGCCGCCGCCGCCTCGACGAGGCGGCCCGCGCCGCGCGGATGCGTCACGTGATGCCGCCCCGGTCGGGCGGCGTCCTCGCCGCCCTCGCCGCCGCGCCCGGCGCGGACGTCGTGTTCGTCGCGCACGTCGGCCTCGACCACATCACCACGGCGGCCGAGGTCTGGCGCCGCATCCCGCTCGCGGACCCCGTCCGCGCGCACTGGTGGCGCATCCCGGCCGAGGACGTCCCGCGCGGCGCCGGCGCGCAGGTCGACTGGCTCTACACGCAGTGGCAGAAGGCCGACGCCTGGATCGCGGCCGGGAGCCGCGCATGA
- a CDS encoding chaplin family protein gives MRIWSKNTSRAALVAAASVTLGAGSLAGLAPSASATGGHHGGGGMQTSGNFSILGGNQVYAPISVPVEVSGNAIAVLGIAQGKSRGGASVKNHRHGGGGGGGGMTTSGMFSIAGGNQIYAPISVPVDVCGNAVAVLGIAQAQCKGGASVINGGSHGKHHGKHHGKHHGKHHGWRETGGTGTTSGYRGADATGTQRVPGIAGGQNAPGIVGGQRDPGAPSDQHGPGVPADRPGVPADRPGVPADRPGATGGAGLVGGQSDSGGRQDSGARDGGGWGGHHGGHHGGGMQTSGNFSILGGNQIYAPISAPINVCGNSVAVLGIAKSWCKGGSQVSNKRGGGDGMQTSGNFSILGGNQIYLPISVPIDVCGNAIAVLGISQAACKGGASVENGGGDKPRPPKWHKPPKWEKPVKPRKPRKHRPGAGHHKLPNTKRVAAPRPAAEPGRPSILRELMRSTPVKAPGLVQTSFQEETPVKVAAPLVG, from the coding sequence ATGCGAATCTGGTCCAAGAACACGAGCCGCGCGGCCCTCGTAGCCGCCGCCTCGGTGACCCTCGGAGCGGGGAGCCTCGCGGGTCTCGCGCCCTCCGCGTCCGCCACCGGCGGCCACCACGGCGGCGGCGGAATGCAGACGTCCGGGAACTTCAGCATCCTGGGCGGCAACCAGGTCTACGCGCCGATCTCCGTACCGGTCGAGGTGAGCGGCAACGCCATCGCCGTGCTCGGGATCGCGCAGGGCAAGTCGCGCGGCGGCGCGTCCGTCAAGAACCACCGCCACGGCGGTGGCGGCGGTGGCGGCGGGATGACGACCTCGGGCATGTTCTCGATCGCCGGGGGCAACCAGATCTACGCGCCCATCAGCGTCCCCGTCGACGTCTGCGGCAACGCCGTCGCGGTGCTCGGGATCGCGCAGGCCCAGTGCAAGGGCGGCGCGTCGGTCATCAACGGCGGCTCCCACGGCAAGCACCACGGGAAGCACCACGGTAAGCACCACGGCAAGCACCACGGCTGGCGCGAGACCGGCGGCACCGGCACGACGAGCGGCTACCGGGGCGCCGACGCCACGGGCACCCAGCGCGTACCCGGCATCGCGGGCGGCCAGAACGCCCCTGGGATCGTGGGCGGCCAGCGCGACCCCGGCGCCCCGAGTGACCAGCACGGACCGGGCGTCCCGGCCGACCGGCCCGGCGTCCCGGCCGACCGGCCCGGCGTCCCGGCCGACCGGCCCGGTGCGACCGGCGGTGCCGGTCTCGTAGGCGGCCAGAGCGACTCCGGCGGCCGGCAGGACTCCGGCGCCCGTGATGGCGGCGGCTGGGGCGGCCACCACGGCGGCCACCACGGTGGCGGCATGCAGACGTCCGGGAACTTCAGCATCCTCGGCGGCAACCAGATCTACGCGCCGATCTCCGCGCCGATCAACGTGTGCGGCAACTCCGTCGCGGTGCTCGGGATCGCCAAGTCGTGGTGCAAGGGCGGCTCCCAGGTCTCCAACAAGCGCGGCGGCGGCGACGGGATGCAGACGTCCGGGAACTTCAGCATCCTCGGCGGCAACCAGATCTACCTGCCGATCTCCGTGCCGATCGACGTCTGCGGCAACGCCATCGCGGTGCTCGGCATCAGCCAGGCGGCCTGCAAGGGCGGCGCGAGCGTCGAGAACGGCGGCGGGGACAAGCCGCGTCCGCCCAAGTGGCACAAGCCGCCGAAGTGGGAGAAGCCGGTCAAGCCGCGCAAGCCTCGCAAGCACCGTCCCGGGGCCGGGCACCACAAGCTGCCGAACACCAAGCGGGTCGCCGCACCCCGTCCCGCGGCCGAGCCCGGTCGCCCGTCCATCCTGCGTGAGCTGATGCGCAGCACGCCCGTCAAGGCGCCGGGCCTCGTCCAGACGAGCTTCCAGGAGGAGACGCCGGTGAAGGTCGCCGCCCCGCTCGTGGGCTGA
- a CDS encoding matrixin family metalloprotease has product MDAFPPAWHRHRNGTVAAAAVLALTVPLAPAAAASPGGAHRRPPAWCKPGPLTARAMPEKINLARCDLRGRTVRGANGLAVVVPRDGASVTAHELRTDGAAELRVRVDPRAGEITISTRGARVPQGRPRGTRAALDPCQDGTYRAEPGRWPKGGTVRWHFSPGTGDQPVTGIAAGIANIVGARTDCTPGRRYAPPPDVREANAGRTDRTPNITVQAGCGPQDRMNTFGWLAMREAEPEVLAATCLWFEGGRTIETDMALQTHGKRWWPGTTAGDGAAGGCPAGGYDTAAVVTHESGHVLGLSHVEGPEHARLTMAPFVRSCDDGLATLGKGDYDGLISLYGRR; this is encoded by the coding sequence ATGGACGCATTCCCGCCCGCGTGGCACCGGCACAGGAACGGGACCGTGGCGGCCGCCGCCGTCCTCGCGCTCACGGTCCCCCTCGCGCCCGCCGCCGCGGCCTCGCCCGGCGGCGCGCACCGGCGGCCGCCCGCCTGGTGCAAGCCCGGGCCCCTGACGGCCCGGGCGATGCCGGAGAAGATCAATCTCGCGCGGTGCGACCTGCGCGGCCGGACGGTCCGCGGCGCGAACGGCCTCGCGGTGGTCGTGCCCCGGGACGGCGCGTCGGTCACGGCGCACGAGCTGCGCACCGACGGCGCGGCGGAGCTGCGCGTCCGCGTCGACCCCCGCGCCGGGGAGATCACCATCTCCACCCGCGGCGCCCGGGTCCCGCAGGGCAGGCCCCGCGGGACGCGCGCGGCCCTCGACCCGTGCCAGGACGGCACGTACCGCGCGGAGCCGGGCAGGTGGCCGAAGGGCGGGACCGTGCGGTGGCACTTCAGCCCCGGGACGGGCGACCAGCCGGTCACGGGCATCGCCGCGGGCATCGCGAACATCGTCGGCGCCCGCACCGACTGCACGCCGGGACGGCGGTACGCGCCGCCGCCGGACGTGCGGGAGGCCAACGCGGGGCGGACGGACCGGACCCCGAACATCACCGTCCAGGCGGGCTGCGGGCCGCAGGACCGGATGAACACCTTCGGCTGGCTGGCCATGCGGGAGGCGGAGCCCGAGGTCCTCGCGGCGACCTGCCTGTGGTTCGAGGGCGGCAGGACGATCGAGACCGACATGGCGCTCCAGACCCACGGCAAGCGGTGGTGGCCCGGCACGACGGCCGGGGACGGCGCGGCCGGCGGATGCCCGGCGGGCGGCTACGACACCGCGGCCGTCGTGACGCACGAGTCGGGCCACGTGCTCGGCCTCTCGCATGTCGAGGGCCCGGAACACGCGAGGCTCACGATGGCGCCGTTCGTGCGTTCCTGCGATGACGGTCTCGCCACTCTCGGAAAGGGCGACTACGACGGCCTGATCTCTCTTTACGGGAGGCGCTGA
- a CDS encoding class E sortase has product MLDRTSRPAAALAAGLLTGGLLTAVAAPPAHAAPAGARRGAVIAKIRIKRIGLRARVLHGIAPRMLQRGVGHYPGTAYPGQEGNTVLLGHRTTYLAPFGRINELRRGDRIVLSAGRASYVYRVKRKRIIRPRDRRALEAVPFKRGSVPDGTYVTLISCHPRGSDRRRLVVVAALHHTSRRPR; this is encoded by the coding sequence ATGCTCGACCGTACGTCCCGCCCGGCCGCGGCCCTCGCCGCCGGGCTGCTCACCGGCGGGCTCCTCACCGCCGTGGCCGCGCCGCCGGCGCACGCCGCGCCCGCCGGCGCCCGGCGGGGCGCGGTGATCGCGAAGATCCGCATCAAGCGGATCGGCCTGCGGGCACGCGTCCTGCACGGCATCGCGCCGAGGATGCTCCAGAGGGGGGTCGGCCACTACCCGGGGACGGCCTATCCGGGGCAGGAGGGCAACACGGTCCTGCTGGGCCACCGCACGACGTACCTCGCGCCGTTCGGGAGGATCAACGAGCTGCGGCGCGGGGACCGGATCGTCCTGAGCGCGGGCCGCGCGTCCTACGTCTACAGGGTGAAGCGCAAGCGGATCATCAGGCCGCGGGATCGGCGGGCGCTGGAGGCGGTCCCCTTCAAGCGGGGCAGCGTCCCGGACGGGACGTACGTCACGCTCATCAGCTGTCATCCGAGGGGATCGGACCGCCGCCGCCTCGTCGTCGTGGCGGCGCTCCACCACACGTCCCGCCGGCCCCGCTGA
- a CDS encoding patatin-like phospholipase family protein, protein MDRTAFVLGGGGVLGAHEIGMLRALEETGVRPDLVVGTSVGALNGALVAADPGTAVRRLTDLWSDERVRAVFGARVWSRLWTLARSGTHLHANDPLRRMLAELLETSRIEDLAVPFQCVAACVETAMAHWFTDGPVIPAVLASCAVPGLLPPARVGDRHYYDGGLVHSIPVGRAVELGATTIYVLHVGRIERDLAPPRRPWEVGMVAFEIARRHRFFEEMAALPDGLSVHVLPAGGRPRKAGVDLTQMRYRDVSGIAAHIERAYQASLKYLKEV, encoded by the coding sequence ATGGACAGGACGGCGTTCGTGCTCGGCGGCGGCGGCGTCCTCGGCGCCCACGAGATCGGCATGCTGCGGGCCCTGGAGGAGACGGGCGTGCGCCCCGACCTCGTCGTCGGCACCTCCGTCGGCGCCCTGAACGGGGCCCTGGTCGCGGCCGACCCCGGCACCGCCGTCCGGCGTCTCACGGACCTGTGGTCGGACGAGCGGGTTCGCGCGGTGTTCGGCGCCCGCGTCTGGTCACGGCTGTGGACGCTGGCCCGCTCCGGCACGCACCTGCACGCGAACGACCCGCTCCGCAGGATGCTCGCCGAACTGCTGGAGACCTCGCGGATCGAGGACCTCGCCGTCCCGTTCCAGTGCGTCGCGGCCTGCGTCGAGACCGCGATGGCCCACTGGTTCACCGACGGGCCGGTCATCCCGGCCGTCCTCGCGTCGTGCGCCGTGCCCGGCCTGCTGCCGCCCGCGCGGGTCGGGGACCGGCACTACTACGACGGCGGGCTCGTCCACAGCATCCCCGTCGGCCGCGCCGTCGAGCTCGGCGCCACCACGATCTACGTCCTGCACGTGGGCCGCATCGAGCGCGACCTCGCGCCCCCGCGCCGTCCCTGGGAGGTCGGCATGGTCGCGTTCGAGATCGCCCGCAGGCACCGCTTCTTCGAGGAGATGGCGGCGCTACCGGACGGGCTGTCCGTGCACGTCCTGCCCGCCGGAGGACGGCCGCGGAAGGCCGGCGTCGACCTCACCCAGATGCGGTACCGGGACGTCTCCGGCATCGCCGCCCACATCGAACGCGCCTACCAGGCGTCCCTGAAGTACCTCAAAGAAGTGTGA